A window of Salvia splendens isolate huo1 chromosome 8, SspV2, whole genome shotgun sequence genomic DNA:
GTCCATGAGGATGGTGAGCTATgactttgtttttattttacacTTGATGATAGAGTTGCTTGGGACAACGAATGATTTGTCAACAATTCTACAACTTGGGGATCAAAATATCGTTCAAGCTACATCTTTGATTGATACAACCAAAAGGACTTTGCGAGATTTGAGAGAGAATGGGTGGAATGAATTCTTGGGACAAGTCGAAGAGTTTTGTGTGGCTAACTCCATTGACGTCATTAGTATGAATGATGCCATCAATCATCATGTGCGTATGAAGCGGGATGGGCACGTTACTAATTATCATCATTACAAAGTGGAGATTTACTGTTAACTAAgcttcacattttatttctcaATTATGATTGCAATTAATTatcatttataattaaatacttgAGTTTAAATTTTTGTATTATTAGGTTCTTGATTTACTTACTCAAGAGATGGAGAATCATTTTCCGAAAATAAACACAGAATTGCTTACTTGCATAAATTCCCTTAGTCCAAAAAACTCATTTGCTAGCTTCAATGTGGACAAGTTGGTTCATCTTGCAGAACTTTATCCGGCTGACTTCTCATCTATTGAATGCATATCTCTTCCATATCAACTTAAAACTTTTATCAATGATATAGTTGATAAAGTTGAGTTCTCCAacattgaagatttgggaaaTTTAGCAAAGATTTTGGTTTCTACCTCAAGAGATAAAGCTTTCCCATTGGTGTACCGTTTGATTGAGTTGACACTGATCCTCCCGGTTGCAACAGCTTCTGTCGAGAAAGTATTTTCTTCCATGAAACTTATTAAGACAGATTTGCGCAATAGAATGGGAGACGAATGGATGAATGATATCATGGTGGTATACATTGAGAggggaattttcaaaaaaattgaaaatgagacTATTCTGCGGCGATTTCAAGACATGAAGACTCGTCGAAAACAGTTATCATCTAGTGTGTCTTAAAAGTTGAACAGACattacatgtaaaattaaatattttagtatatgtattttttttaatttcagccCCGGCTTGTTCAATTTTCTGGTTCCGTCACTGGCCTCCATGATATATCGATGGAGTGTTGATTTGAATCTATCCTTATCTTAGCATatatcattgcaactaattcagaGAATGAAACACACGAATTCAATACGATGGAGGCTCTCGCACGAGGTGGATCATAACTAATGCCCACTTGAGGAAGTTGAActattctaccaccccaatataaactcacgaatactgacatgatttctgcaaaaatatatatacacaccAACAACAATTAGagacaattttttttctataaaccctaatttaataagtttaaaataaatttatcaaaaaccctaataatatgcaaataaactacaaataatggaggaatgttgaaagattgaaggaaacttatTAGAATATAACGGAAAATCGCCAAGAAATCATTTCCGCTATTTCTCTCTCGCGTTCTGCCCGCTACTGCCTCCCTCGCCTGATTTATGCAACTTAGAGAcacatgagcctcatgcgtctctcccttagacgcatgacgctcatgcgtcgtttgtgaaattttaaaaaaaacaaagacgcatgagggagatgcgtctctccctaagacgcataagcgtcatgcgtcgtttaaaaaaattcggaaaaattgagagacgcatgaccctcatgcgtctcccacaaagacgcataatcgtcatgcgtttcattaaaaggagacgcatgaaggtcatgcgtctctcccaaaggtggaataaaaaaaaagtccaatACACTCGAGGAATGATAATCGCAGTCTAgaaccaaaaaagaaaacacCCGTAATAGATCATAAAAATTGAGTAAAAACTAATTGTACATCAAAATCTGCATTCTCTAAAACAAACCAACCACAGCTACATCAAGATTTGAACTTGAATGGGAAATTTACATTAATCAGTACATTTGATGGGAAATGGATTTGATACAGGTGAGTTTGAACATATGACAAGAAGACTAGCTACCAAGGTTTTAGGTCACCCACAGGTCCCGCAGTCCAGTTTAATACGCCTTCACCACTTCTTATGTAAATACTATTGTCATGAGGCAACTTACGAGCGAGCCCATTCAATATCTGATGGAAGGCATCCCGTGCCTGAGCAGGATGCGGAAACAACATCGCCTGTTTCATAGATGGATTGGCTAGTACTCTTTGCTTCCTCAGTATCTCTTCAATTGGAATCGAGGTTAGTATTGTATCCAGCTTAGGGACATCCTTCTCTGCGACGAAAACACCAATATCTTCCCATGGAATTGCATCAGCAAAAGGTAAGACAATGTCATCAGCTATGATAACAGGGATGCAGCCAAATACAACTGCTTCAACCAGCCTAGGACTCCATGGGGCCCAACCGAGCGGGCAAAGGCAGAAGATTGCTCTCTGCATGTCTTCGTAGTATGTAGTTGGGTGTTCCGTGGAGATATCAAAGAGGGGATTGTCCTTAAAGTTCTCCCACACTGATGCGCGCGCACCTCTGCAATATCCAAAGCAAATTTAGTTTACATGTCAGTTTTAGGGCTATCCATTATTTCCGAAATTTGGGATTGTAAGATAGTGCAGGTGTGTGATATCACTCAAATGGACTGGATACTCACTATGCAAAAGAGACTTAAAGTAATCAAATATCGTGTGTCTACTCTGCTTCAGGACTTATTTATGGTGCCATTGGGCATTAATAGTCTACTAAACAAGCACTTTCTTCTTTCCTATAGTACATTATATATGTCAAATAACAAGCGCTTTGTTTAAGCATTGAGTAGAAGAAGAACCAGAACAACCAGCATATTACATCAATTATGCAGGCTAATGAAACATACCTTGCATAATAACCACCTTCTGGGTCATTCCCAACATCATAAAACAAACCTCGGAAGTAAACAAAGATGGATCGAGGAGTGCTAGGAGAAATTAGATGAGCCTGCATTTTCTGTGGAGGGGCATATGGGGGGATTATGATTGATCCATCCTTTAAGCAAACATGGTTACGCTGTCCAAAAGTCTGGACCAAGGTAGCACGTTGGAGCAACGGAAGGATTCCTCTCTCAATAGCTTTCTCTTCCTACAGAACATATAGTACATTCGATCAGAAAATATCGAAATTCCAAAGAGTGTTATCTGTCAAAGATTTTGTGTAATCCATGTTTGTAAATTGACAATGAGTGAGAACTCTGTGATTTTAATTGATCCAGAGACCATGCGACTTACTAGATAGTGAAAGCATGCAGCGAAATCATGAGGCACAATAAAGAAGTGATCGGCTCCTTCAGTTGCGTTCCAATATGGCCAGTTAGAAGATATCAGCTGAATAGCACTTCTCATCATACGAGGTGATTTGAATGGTAGTGGGAGGCCATTTGGTGTCAGGTCACAAGTTGTATACACAGGAGTGTAGAACCAGTCTGCTTCTTCAGGATTAAGAGTACGAACTGGACTCGACAAGAGGAAACGGTGCATAAAAATCTCTGCTGCAAACATATGGGTGAGGCATCTTGGGTCTTTCTGTAAAATCTTTTTGTTGTATTTGCTAGGAAGCTCATAAACAAAAACTTTTAATCTTCCAACAGGATCATCTTCCAGTACATCACCGGCGCTAcctaaaatttgaaaatgcaaCTAAAATGCATGAGTTGCTTGCTTTAAATCTTTCAATCTTGCAGCGAAACCAGGTTGCTTGTCATTCCTACATCATCCTTATATTCTATCCTATCTGCTGAAACAAGACAATGATTGGATTTCCACCTAGTTTGCCTTTTCCAAGGAATAGTAATGTAGTAGAGAACTTAGCAAAGGTTATATATTTATCAAGAGAACATACTTTAATGTAGTCACTGAACGCTGCATAAGATGCACATACAACTTTTGATCTATTATTATAAATCTCTCAAAAATAGataatttgtcatatttttaatatatttgttAAACAAAATCAAGTGCTTTATATCTTCCTTGACGCCTATGCTTGCCAGGCAATATGCACTTTGACCGTTTTGCATCAGGTGAAGACATTAACATATTAGCATTTCTTTAACTTCATGTTTCGTCCATTTTCTAGGGAATATTGAACAGAATAAGCATCAAGATAGAATAAACTCAAGAAGGCAAACAATGCACAATGTCTAAGAGGTTCACACATGCATCAAACTATCAAGAGTGATGAAAGGAAATCATATATATGAACTTATAAAAGGTACCATGGCCTGATATAGCATATAAAAGAGATGAAATTTAAGGCTCCATAATAGCTATTACCAAATTTAAGAGGGGGCCAATTTTCACATATATTTCAGTAGTAGGGCAACCAAAACATGCATTTGAGTTTAAGATACATCTTAAATTTCAGCTCAAGCGAGCTGTCCCGTGTCGAGTTCCCCTAAAAATATCTTCATTGGACCACGTCGAAGAGGAATTATATGGCCATAAAGTGAGTCAATATCAATCTCATTAAATATTTACTAATTACAGACTGGGAGGATGAGCTAAATCATGCTTCTACTTGAGATGGCACCATTCGTCAAGTTACCTAGGAAAACA
This region includes:
- the LOC121743407 gene encoding probable beta-1,4-xylosyltransferase IRX10L, which gives rise to MRNRRLVFALLLCFSTFWRIEAFKFHRAQKTERISGSAGDVLEDDPVGRLKVFVYELPSKYNKKILQKDPRCLTHMFAAEIFMHRFLLSSPVRTLNPEEADWFYTPVYTTCDLTPNGLPLPFKSPRMMRSAIQLISSNWPYWNATEGADHFFIVPHDFAACFHYLEEKAIERGILPLLQRATLVQTFGQRNHVCLKDGSIIIPPYAPPQKMQAHLISPSTPRSIFVYFRGLFYDVGNDPEGGYYARGARASVWENFKDNPLFDISTEHPTTYYEDMQRAIFCLCPLGWAPWSPRLVEAVVFGCIPVIIADDIVLPFADAIPWEDIGVFVAEKDVPKLDTILTSIPIEEILRKQRVLANPSMKQAMLFPHPAQARDAFHQILNGLARKLPHDNSIYIRSGEGVLNWTAGPVGDLKPW